The Calditrichota bacterium genome contains a region encoding:
- a CDS encoding flagellar hook capping protein, whose protein sequence is MSAISSVANSSGSGADMSKIMQMNGESLGKEDFLKLLVTQLKYQSPLQPMKNDEFIAELAQFSSLEGIQNLNDKFDKSVQSNTLLAQSIGNSMATTLIGKNVKIQTNHFQLSENDGMEIHYNLSKTVEHVSIEIYDDQGNLVTTKTLDGEPSGDHVFRWNGEDEDGELMASGTYKVVVKGIDSEKNETNAPTYLVGEVDSVRYSNGGAYLMVDGQMYGIGDVQEVLK, encoded by the coding sequence ATGAGTGCCATATCGAGTGTGGCCAATTCGTCCGGATCAGGCGCAGATATGAGTAAGATAATGCAGATGAACGGAGAAAGTCTGGGAAAAGAGGATTTTCTGAAATTACTGGTAACGCAATTAAAATATCAGAGTCCTCTTCAGCCGATGAAAAACGATGAGTTCATTGCCGAGCTGGCCCAATTCAGTTCACTGGAGGGAATCCAGAACCTGAATGACAAGTTTGACAAGAGTGTTCAGTCGAATACCTTGTTGGCGCAATCCATTGGAAATTCAATGGCAACGACTTTAATTGGGAAGAATGTTAAGATTCAGACCAATCACTTTCAACTGAGCGAAAATGATGGAATGGAAATTCATTACAACCTGTCAAAGACGGTAGAACATGTATCCATTGAAATATACGATGATCAGGGAAATCTGGTGACCACCAAAACATTGGATGGGGAACCTTCAGGCGATCACGTGTTCCGATGGAATGGGGAAGATGAAGACGGCGAACTCATGGCCAGCGGAACGTACAAGGTCGTGGTTAAAGGAATTGATTCTGAAAAGAATGAAACCAATGCCCCGACGTATCTTGTCGGGGAGGTGGACAGCGTCCGTTATTCAAATGGCGGTGCTTATTTAATGGTGGATGGACAAATGTACGGAATTGGTGATGTTCAGGAGGTCCTAAAATGA
- a CDS encoding flagellar hook-basal body complex protein, whose product MMRSLFAGVSGIKSHQTRMDVIGNNIANINTIGFKAGRAVFAQAIAQTVRGATRPYDGQGGTNPMQVGLGVQMGSVDTIFTQGNLESTGVKTDMAIQGNGFFVLSDGSNEYYTRAGNFQFDADGRLVNPTTGYVVQGMLADSNGEIKPGTPIGDLILPFGQKVAAKATTKVEFTGNLNADVKPVGTILKSNVMFAIEKAGSNSDVNGLYAKGVSNSVMSGITPGATTVTVSDGTTTKVYTYAQKDTGAGNGDFHSLDDLVAEINNDFGTEFTATLTNDGSIQVAGVSGAGDTTVSFSSNNASLNAALAAADGTVNASTTTSTDKFSHKATKDDLLTDLLNSVGDTLNLASGDQIDLSVMKNGELVSGNFTVAADSKLSDLLTTINTVFQIQNDTGAYIDDGALTVKGDPGEENTLQAISIREGDNEALNSIMSFAEMQAAKDATHTANITVYDAMGQKHTMIMEFKKTDIRNQWTWNITFKGDEIVSSGGKGKISFNSDGSIASFTYSDGANSLQFDPNNGSVPVNIKLDLGRFGEFNGLTQFSSPSAMVTKSQDGYASGNLSSISINGHGEITGLFTNGVTQKLGQLVLASFNNPSGLTNVGNNLYMTSANSGTPVTGKAGEIIQAEILPGYLEMSNVDLAQEFTNMIVAQRGFQANARVITTSDQMLNEMVNIKR is encoded by the coding sequence ATGATGCGATCGTTATTTGCAGGCGTGAGTGGAATCAAAAGCCACCAAACACGGATGGATGTTATTGGCAACAACATTGCCAATATTAACACGATTGGTTTTAAGGCCGGGCGGGCCGTTTTTGCCCAGGCCATTGCGCAAACGGTGAGAGGGGCCACACGCCCTTACGATGGACAAGGTGGAACGAATCCCATGCAGGTCGGACTGGGAGTACAAATGGGAAGCGTCGACACAATTTTTACTCAGGGAAATCTGGAATCCACCGGCGTAAAAACGGACATGGCCATTCAGGGAAACGGATTTTTTGTTTTGAGTGATGGCTCCAACGAGTACTACACTCGAGCGGGCAATTTTCAATTTGATGCAGATGGGCGGCTGGTCAATCCCACCACGGGTTATGTGGTTCAGGGAATGCTGGCAGATTCCAACGGTGAAATTAAGCCGGGGACGCCTATTGGTGATCTGATTTTACCGTTCGGTCAGAAGGTCGCTGCAAAAGCCACAACCAAAGTGGAATTTACCGGAAATCTGAATGCTGATGTCAAACCGGTGGGTACCATTTTGAAATCGAATGTGATGTTTGCCATCGAAAAAGCGGGCAGTAACAGCGATGTAAATGGCCTGTATGCCAAAGGTGTTTCCAACTCCGTTATGTCAGGAATTACACCCGGGGCAACAACGGTAACCGTTTCTGACGGGACCACGACCAAGGTCTACACGTATGCACAAAAGGACACCGGTGCCGGAAACGGCGATTTTCATTCTTTGGACGATTTGGTGGCCGAAATTAACAATGATTTTGGTACCGAATTTACAGCTACCTTAACCAATGATGGCTCCATTCAGGTAGCGGGCGTTTCGGGTGCAGGCGATACAACCGTGTCATTTTCAAGCAATAACGCTTCACTGAATGCGGCTCTTGCCGCCGCCGATGGAACGGTTAATGCATCAACCACAACCAGCACGGATAAGTTCTCCCACAAGGCGACAAAAGATGATCTTCTGACCGATCTGTTGAATTCCGTTGGCGATACGTTAAACCTTGCCTCCGGTGACCAAATTGATCTAAGCGTGATGAAGAATGGCGAATTGGTTTCGGGTAATTTTACCGTTGCCGCGGATTCAAAATTATCCGATTTACTGACGACAATTAATACCGTCTTTCAAATCCAGAATGACACCGGTGCTTACATCGATGATGGCGCCCTAACGGTAAAGGGCGATCCGGGCGAAGAAAACACGCTTCAGGCCATTTCCATTCGGGAAGGGGATAATGAAGCGCTCAATTCCATTATGAGCTTTGCCGAAATGCAGGCCGCCAAGGACGCCACGCACACGGCGAACATTACCGTCTACGATGCGATGGGACAAAAGCACACGATGATCATGGAATTCAAAAAAACGGATATCCGCAATCAATGGACCTGGAATATCACATTTAAGGGAGATGAAATCGTTTCCAGCGGGGGCAAAGGAAAAATTTCCTTTAATTCGGATGGTTCGATTGCCTCGTTTACCTATTCCGACGGAGCCAACAGCCTGCAATTCGATCCGAACAACGGATCCGTTCCGGTGAACATTAAACTGGACTTGGGTCGATTTGGTGAATTCAACGGCCTGACGCAGTTTTCTTCGCCGTCGGCCATGGTGACGAAATCTCAGGATGGATACGCGAGCGGAAATCTGAGTTCCATTTCAATTAACGGGCACGGCGAAATTACCGGTCTGTTTACAAATGGCGTAACCCAAAAACTGGGACAGCTCGTTTTGGCCTCCTTTAACAATCCCAGTGGTCTGACAAATGTCGGGAATAATCTTTACATGACCTCTGCCAATTCCGGTACGCCGGTAACGGGAAAGGCCGGGGAAATCATCCAGGCCGAAATTCTCCCGGGGTACCTGGAGATGTCGAATGTCGACCTGGCCCAGGAATTCACCAACATGATTGTGGCCCAGCGCGGTTTTCAGGCCAATGCCCGGGTCATTACAACGAGTGATCAAATGTTAAATGAAATGGTCAACATTAAACGATAA
- a CDS encoding flagellar FlbD family protein yields the protein MIKVTLLDGKPIYVNAELIETIQETPDTIITLTNGKKMIVLDDPQDLLQKIIAYKRKIFGIANDESDYGHYY from the coding sequence ATGATTAAAGTTACGCTGTTGGACGGTAAACCTATTTATGTGAATGCAGAGCTGATCGAAACCATACAGGAAACGCCGGATACAATTATTACGCTGACAAACGGAAAGAAAATGATTGTTCTGGACGACCCGCAGGATTTGCTTCAAAAAATCATTGCGTATAAACGAAAGATATTTGGAATAGCAAATGACGAATCGGATTATGGCCATTATTACTAA
- a CDS encoding motility protein A, translating to MDLATIIGIVVGVFLILFAILQSGQLTGFIDVGSIMIVFGGTIGATLINFPLSDVLSVIGVIKKGFLNKPPDPTANIRMLVEFAEIARREGILALEDRIKDIDDPFLKEGIQLAVDGTEPDLMKTILDTEIESLQNRHELGASIMKTMGTYAPAYGMIGTVIGLILMLGTMSDPSTIGPSMAVALITTFYGAVLANLIFLPLAGKLETISSQEVMVKELVREGVLSIQSGDNPRIVEQKLVSFIPPKKRAVFEEKE from the coding sequence ATGGATTTAGCAACCATTATTGGAATTGTTGTCGGTGTTTTTCTCATTCTCTTTGCCATTTTACAAAGTGGTCAATTAACAGGCTTTATTGATGTTGGTTCGATTATGATTGTATTTGGGGGGACAATTGGCGCAACGCTCATTAATTTTCCTTTATCCGATGTGTTAAGCGTTATCGGTGTGATCAAGAAAGGCTTTCTGAATAAACCGCCCGATCCGACGGCAAACATTCGAATGCTGGTGGAATTTGCCGAAATTGCCAGGAGGGAAGGAATTCTGGCATTAGAGGATCGAATCAAAGATATCGATGATCCGTTCCTGAAAGAAGGAATTCAATTGGCTGTGGATGGAACCGAGCCGGATTTGATGAAAACCATTTTAGACACGGAGATTGAATCCCTGCAAAACCGACACGAATTGGGGGCCAGCATCATGAAAACCATGGGAACGTATGCCCCGGCCTACGGAATGATTGGGACCGTGATAGGGCTGATTCTTATGCTGGGAACCATGTCGGATCCTTCAACCATCGGCCCGTCCATGGCTGTGGCCTTGATTACCACATTTTACGGGGCGGTGCTGGCAAACCTGATTTTTTTGCCGCTGGCCGGTAAATTGGAAACCATCAGCTCTCAGGAAGTTATGGTGAAGGAACTGGTAAGAGAGGGTGTATTATCCATCCAATCAGGCGATAATCCGAGAATTGTGGAACAAAAACTGGTGTCCTTTATCCCTCCCAAAAAGAGGGCAGTTTTTGAGGAGAAAGAATAA
- a CDS encoding OmpA family protein — MAKREKKCEEGAPGWMVTYGDMMSLLLTFFILIVSFSSIQMSEYQKAMGSLKGALGVLKYKQSSVKLSPKKMIQLSGFKNTTAGKKLSDIQKYIEKNNLTDSISVEITKSGIVIRMMNPILFDLGKANLKKSGLPLLSKIIGVAKSFPNKIRVEGHTDDLPIHTPEFPSNWELSAIRAINVIHYFQDVGHINPKRLYYAGYGSNKPLVPNTSDKNRAKNRRVEIYLENVSSQEVRANPKLYGVVPVPQLRKGKLISHSMKNK; from the coding sequence ATGGCCAAGAGGGAAAAAAAATGTGAGGAAGGTGCACCGGGCTGGATGGTTACGTATGGGGATATGATGTCCCTGCTGCTCACATTTTTTATCCTGATTGTGTCCTTTTCATCCATTCAGATGTCGGAATATCAAAAGGCCATGGGGTCTTTGAAGGGAGCCCTGGGGGTTTTAAAATACAAGCAATCATCGGTAAAACTGAGCCCCAAAAAGATGATTCAATTGAGCGGCTTTAAAAATACAACCGCCGGAAAAAAACTGAGTGACATTCAAAAATATATTGAAAAAAATAATTTAACCGATTCTATTTCCGTTGAAATCACAAAATCCGGAATTGTTATTCGAATGATGAATCCTATTCTTTTTGATTTGGGCAAGGCCAATTTAAAAAAAAGCGGGCTGCCTTTGTTGAGTAAAATCATTGGTGTTGCCAAAAGTTTTCCCAACAAGATCCGGGTGGAGGGGCATACGGACGATTTGCCCATTCATACGCCGGAATTTCCATCGAACTGGGAGCTTTCGGCCATCCGGGCCATTAATGTCATTCACTATTTTCAGGATGTGGGCCACATCAACCCCAAGCGGCTGTATTATGCCGGTTACGGTTCAAATAAGCCGCTGGTACCCAATACATCCGATAAAAATCGTGCAAAAAACAGGCGTGTAGAGATTTATCTTGAAAATGTAAGTTCTCAGGAAGTTCGTGCAAATCCAAAATTATATGGCGTTGTTCCGGTTCCACAACTCAGAAAAGGTAAGTTGATCAGTCATTCGATGAAGAACAAATGA
- the fliM gene encoding flagellar motor switch protein FliM: MRKIVAQKLSQKEIDQLLNSIPIAGKENGASNIMTDFSIKPYDFKNPDQLSKSARRTLERIHYTFAKYLSQFLNDHLRMNVQVNYISNAHMSDTEYLESLPNPSCLYTFPVEKYEKNILFEIQPQLIYFLVDRVLGGPGKLLEINRELTAIEQRIMERLLKKLITQFQSAWSVVEDISMDVGNYYSNPNFVQLADSGESVVSISLEVNFAQNVALFNVAYPYYLIDRLLEKVENEQVEISQVNSIDERRILKRNLEKTHVPISVNLGETRLSFQELMNLREGDVLFLDQKTTDLLPLYVGTKAKFLGKAGIMKKRLAFKVMKQAR; this comes from the coding sequence GTGAGAAAAATCGTGGCACAAAAACTTTCACAAAAAGAGATTGATCAGCTTTTGAATTCCATACCGATCGCCGGAAAAGAGAATGGGGCATCCAACATAATGACGGATTTTTCAATTAAGCCTTACGATTTTAAAAATCCCGATCAACTGTCCAAAAGCGCCCGGCGCACATTGGAGCGCATTCACTATACATTTGCCAAATATCTCAGCCAGTTTTTGAATGATCATCTCCGGATGAACGTCCAGGTGAACTATATTTCCAACGCTCACATGTCGGATACGGAGTACCTGGAATCCCTGCCTAATCCCAGTTGTTTATACACCTTTCCCGTGGAAAAATATGAAAAGAACATCCTTTTTGAGATTCAGCCTCAATTGATTTATTTCCTTGTGGATCGCGTGCTGGGGGGGCCAGGCAAACTGCTTGAAATCAACAGGGAACTGACGGCCATTGAGCAGCGAATCATGGAACGGCTGCTCAAAAAATTGATCACGCAGTTCCAATCCGCCTGGTCGGTTGTTGAGGATATTTCAATGGATGTGGGTAATTATTACAGCAATCCCAATTTTGTTCAGCTGGCCGATTCCGGCGAATCGGTGGTTTCCATCTCTTTGGAAGTCAATTTCGCCCAGAATGTGGCTCTGTTCAACGTGGCCTATCCCTATTATCTTATTGATCGGCTGCTGGAGAAGGTTGAAAATGAACAGGTGGAAATATCCCAGGTCAATTCAATAGACGAGAGGCGCATTCTCAAAAGGAATCTTGAAAAGACCCATGTGCCGATTTCTGTTAATCTGGGAGAAACACGGCTTTCTTTTCAGGAGCTCATGAATCTCAGGGAGGGAGACGTTCTTTTTTTGGATCAAAAAACAACGGATCTGCTTCCTTTATATGTGGGGACGAAAGCAAAATTCTTGGGTAAGGCAGGGATTATGAAAAAACGATTGGCATTTAAGGTGATGAAACAAGCACGGTAG
- the fliN gene encoding flagellar motor switch protein FliN, translated as MAKEDETIQEEVHGDQPVQAAAETAETSEGDSTMVLNDQEELPSVEAAPFQNMENEEVPGNSVNSLEILFDLELPVSVELARKNVLISDILQLGEGSILEFDKMAGEPVDLLVNSKKIAEGEVVVIDDRFGIRITNLLDPSERVKGLQ; from the coding sequence ATGGCTAAAGAAGATGAAACAATTCAGGAAGAAGTGCACGGCGATCAGCCGGTTCAAGCGGCAGCCGAAACAGCCGAAACATCGGAAGGCGATTCGACAATGGTGTTGAATGATCAAGAGGAGCTGCCCTCAGTGGAGGCCGCCCCGTTCCAGAATATGGAAAACGAAGAGGTCCCCGGCAACAGTGTGAATTCTTTGGAAATCCTTTTCGATCTGGAACTGCCCGTATCGGTTGAGCTGGCCCGCAAAAATGTATTGATTAGCGATATCTTGCAATTGGGCGAAGGATCGATTCTGGAATTCGATAAAATGGCCGGTGAGCCGGTTGACCTTCTGGTGAACAGTAAAAAAATTGCTGAAGGGGAAGTCGTTGTTATTGACGATCGATTTGGTATTCGAATAACCAACCTTCTGGATCCGTCTGAGCGTGTAAAGGGGCTGCAATAG
- the fliO gene encoding flagellar biosynthetic protein FliO: MKKHYSKKKIWLTTGLTALFMGMFFLNLVLGRSLRTSEDKSGISLTAQFIKLFLVFGIIVLLIYGTIWFLNKFIYRRGNGSSLSHVTVLSTTLLAPKKFIYLVEVFDRLLVLGVTESQISNLTEISDPEILKTLKNAGPPQNKKSGNLFQSQLEGFLKKP; this comes from the coding sequence ATGAAAAAACACTATTCAAAAAAGAAGATTTGGCTGACAACGGGACTCACCGCCCTGTTTATGGGAATGTTTTTTTTGAATCTGGTTCTGGGGCGCAGCCTTCGAACAAGTGAAGACAAGTCGGGGATTTCCCTGACAGCACAGTTTATTAAATTGTTTCTTGTCTTCGGAATTATTGTGCTGTTGATTTACGGGACAATCTGGTTCCTGAACAAATTCATTTACCGCCGCGGAAACGGTTCGTCACTTTCCCACGTAACGGTTCTAAGTACAACATTGCTGGCCCCCAAAAAATTCATCTATTTGGTAGAGGTTTTTGACCGGCTTCTGGTGTTGGGCGTGACAGAGAGTCAGATTTCAAATCTTACGGAAATTAGCGATCCGGAAATTCTAAAGACTCTGAAAAATGCCGGTCCTCCCCAAAATAAAAAATCCGGAAATCTGTTTCAGTCCCAACTGGAAGGATTTTTAAAAAAACCATGA
- the fliP gene encoding flagellar type III secretion system pore protein FliP (The bacterial flagellar biogenesis protein FliP forms a type III secretion system (T3SS)-type pore required for flagellar assembly.), with protein sequence MNRRITLILFALAILLLGAVLFPTGAQAQPFPKLSLSVGSGKAPNDLAVTIEILLLLTILSLAPAILILTTAFTRIIVVLHFLRQALGLQQMPPNQLLIGLALFLTYFIMQPVFSDVNQNALQPYLQKKISYEVALKRGQEPLRRFMLRQTREKDLALFMSLDKGPKPKNQMDVPIFKIIPAFVISELRLAFEIGFLLYIPFLVIDLVVASVLMSMGMLMLPPVMISLPFKILLFVLVDGWYLIIGSVVKSFM encoded by the coding sequence ATGAATCGACGAATCACCCTGATACTATTTGCTCTGGCCATTCTATTGCTCGGAGCCGTGCTGTTTCCGACGGGAGCGCAGGCTCAGCCGTTTCCAAAATTGTCATTGAGCGTGGGCAGCGGCAAGGCACCAAATGATCTGGCAGTAACCATTGAAATTCTGCTGCTGCTAACCATTCTTTCGCTGGCACCGGCCATTTTAATTCTCACAACAGCCTTTACGCGGATCATTGTGGTACTGCATTTTTTACGCCAGGCACTGGGACTGCAGCAAATGCCGCCCAACCAACTGCTTATCGGATTGGCCTTATTTTTGACGTACTTCATCATGCAGCCCGTTTTTTCGGATGTGAACCAGAATGCCCTGCAGCCCTATTTGCAGAAGAAAATCTCCTACGAGGTTGCCCTCAAACGGGGACAAGAACCCCTGCGCCGGTTTATGCTTCGGCAGACCCGCGAAAAAGATTTAGCCCTTTTTATGAGCTTAGACAAAGGCCCCAAACCCAAAAACCAGATGGACGTGCCCATTTTTAAAATTATTCCGGCCTTTGTAATTAGCGAATTACGCCTGGCCTTTGAAATTGGTTTTCTGCTGTATATTCCCTTTTTAGTAATTGACCTGGTGGTTGCCAGCGTGCTGATGAGCATGGGGATGCTCATGCTGCCGCCGGTAATGATTTCACTCCCCTTTAAAATTCTGTTATTTGTTTTGGTCGACGGGTGGTATCTCATTATCGGGTCTGTAGTGAAAAGTTTTATGTGA
- the fliQ gene encoding flagellar biosynthesis protein FliQ gives MTEQFVLHLGKQAMMTTLLLSAPMLLSGLIVGLAIGIFQAVTQINEMTLTFIPKILVVVVVFLIFMPWMMHILLNFTTSIFNNISLLTH, from the coding sequence ATGACGGAACAATTTGTATTGCACCTTGGCAAACAGGCCATGATGACAACCTTGCTTTTATCGGCGCCCATGCTTTTGTCGGGGCTTATTGTGGGTCTGGCCATCGGAATTTTTCAGGCCGTCACACAAATCAATGAAATGACCCTGACATTTATTCCTAAAATTCTTGTGGTCGTAGTTGTTTTTCTGATCTTTATGCCTTGGATGATGCACATCCTCCTTAATTTTACAACCAGTATTTTTAACAATATTTCGCTCTTAACGCATTAG
- the fliR gene encoding flagellar type III secretion system protein FliR produces MNQFGFSVQEIQVFLLIFVRVAAMMAVLPIFGDQAVPVMVRLGLSFFLAVIIYPIVPKSSLMTQGVSEFFFQLSQMFFTGLFIGFFGIVFFGAIQLAGEIAGFQMGFAIVSVLDPMSRIQMSIIAQFQNFMAILIFLLLNGHHLMIRGIVESFQYIPLLGATWSGNLGQILIQMTGHMFVIAVKISAPVFVTLLLTNVGLGIVARTLPQMNVFIVGFPLQIGIGLATLALSVPLFFYVFEKYFVQFGTNWIRMIRLF; encoded by the coding sequence ATGAACCAGTTTGGTTTTTCTGTCCAGGAAATACAAGTTTTTCTGCTTATTTTTGTGCGGGTAGCGGCCATGATGGCTGTTCTGCCCATCTTTGGTGATCAGGCTGTTCCGGTGATGGTTCGTCTGGGACTGTCTTTTTTCCTGGCTGTGATTATTTATCCCATTGTTCCCAAATCATCCCTGATGACGCAGGGAGTTTCAGAATTCTTTTTTCAATTGTCACAGATGTTTTTCACGGGATTATTTATTGGCTTTTTTGGAATCGTTTTTTTCGGGGCCATTCAACTGGCAGGAGAAATCGCCGGTTTCCAGATGGGGTTTGCCATCGTCAGCGTTTTGGATCCGATGTCCCGAATTCAGATGTCCATTATTGCCCAGTTTCAGAATTTCATGGCCATTCTTATTTTTCTATTATTGAATGGTCATCACTTGATGATTCGCGGAATCGTGGAAAGTTTTCAATACATCCCATTACTGGGCGCCACATGGTCGGGTAATCTGGGCCAGATATTAATTCAGATGACCGGGCACATGTTCGTGATCGCGGTTAAAATCAGTGCACCGGTTTTTGTCACACTTCTCCTCACCAATGTGGGGCTGGGGATTGTGGCCCGCACGCTTCCCCAAATGAATGTGTTTATTGTGGGATTTCCCCTGCAAATCGGCATTGGTTTGGCCACGCTTGCGCTTTCGGTCCCCCTGTTTTTTTATGTTTTTGAAAAATACTTTGTGCAGTTTGGCACAAACTGGATACGAATGATTCGCTTGTTTTAA
- the flhB gene encoding flagellar biosynthesis protein FlhB — translation MADQSSDKTEQPTPKRLEDARKKGNVAKSMEINSAFILLTGTLTLFFISGYMFQNFSMFMRHVFGDLMTYQIAQDSIRAYATSLIAISLKLMAPLMLAILVIGVLSNVGQVGFLFTLEPVIPNPEKIDPIKGFQRIFSMRSVEELVKGVLKIAIIGYVMYRVIKGHYNDYFLLMDQGTGQIISFMMKVIFQMAIWASLILVVLAVADFAFQKWNYMKDMRMTKQEVKEEMKEYEGDPQVKGHIRSLQREMARKRMMSDVPKADVVITNPTHYAVALKYEPDGMDAPRVLAKGSRKLALKIKEIAKENGVPIVEDPPLARALFKSTEVGMEIPIDLFQSVAEVLAYIYRLKGKQLA, via the coding sequence ATGGCTGATCAAAGCTCAGACAAAACCGAACAACCGACACCCAAGCGTCTTGAAGACGCACGCAAAAAAGGGAATGTTGCCAAAAGCATGGAAATCAATTCGGCGTTCATCCTGCTGACAGGGACGCTTACGTTGTTTTTTATTTCCGGGTATATGTTTCAAAATTTCTCGATGTTTATGCGTCATGTTTTCGGGGATTTAATGACTTACCAGATTGCCCAGGATTCCATTCGAGCTTATGCCACTTCCCTGATCGCCATTTCCCTGAAATTAATGGCCCCGTTGATGCTGGCGATTCTGGTTATTGGTGTTCTTTCAAATGTGGGACAGGTCGGGTTCCTGTTTACGCTGGAACCGGTCATTCCAAATCCCGAAAAAATTGATCCCATTAAGGGATTCCAAAGAATATTTTCCATGCGTTCGGTTGAGGAATTGGTCAAGGGTGTTTTAAAAATCGCGATTATTGGTTATGTGATGTATCGGGTGATCAAAGGACACTACAACGACTATTTTCTGCTGATGGATCAGGGAACCGGACAGATCATTTCCTTTATGATGAAGGTGATTTTTCAGATGGCCATCTGGGCCTCGCTGATCTTGGTGGTTTTGGCGGTTGCGGATTTTGCCTTCCAGAAGTGGAATTACATGAAAGACATGCGGATGACGAAGCAGGAAGTAAAAGAAGAGATGAAAGAGTATGAGGGAGATCCGCAGGTAAAGGGACACATCAGAAGCTTGCAAAGGGAAATGGCCCGAAAACGGATGATGTCCGATGTGCCCAAAGCCGATGTGGTTATTACCAACCCAACCCACTACGCAGTGGCGCTTAAGTACGAGCCGGACGGAATGGATGCCCCCCGCGTGTTGGCCAAAGGCAGCCGGAAACTGGCCCTGAAAATTAAGGAAATTGCCAAAGAAAATGGCGTCCCGATTGTTGAGGACCCGCCGCTGGCCAGGGCGTTGTTCAAATCGACCGAAGTCGGAATGGAAATTCCCATTGACCTGTTTCAGAGTGTGGCTGAGGTGCTGGCGTACATTTATCGATTGAAAGGGAAACAGCTCGCATGA